Proteins from a genomic interval of Nautilia sp. PV-1:
- the guaB gene encoding IMP dehydrogenase, with the protein MRIKYKALTFEDVLLVPKYSNVLPKDVDLSTKFTRNVSLNIPLVSAAMDTVTEARAAIAIARLGGIGVIHKNMDVETQAKEVEKVKKSESGIIIDPVKVFPDDTIAKALDIMATYRISGVPVVDRDGKLVGILTNRDLRFEKNTTRFVKDLMTPMPLITAKEGISLEEAEDILHQHKIEKLPIIDDNGYLKGLITIKDIQKKKTYPNANKDKFGRLRVAAAVGVGNGVERAAALVGAGVDVIVVDSAHGHSQGILDVVKAIKERFDVDVVGGNVATAEATRALIEAGADAVKVGIGPGSICTTRIVAGVGVPQISAIDECAREGAKHGVPIIADGGIKYSGDIAKALAVGASSVMIGSLLAGTEESPGETIMYQGRQYKAYRGMGSIGAMQKGSNDRYFQEGTAADKLVPEGIEGMVPYRGRIRDVVHQLIGGLRASMGYCGAKNIPTFWENAEFVEITSAGLKESHVHDVTITKEAPNYHQ; encoded by the coding sequence ATGAGAATAAAATACAAAGCATTAACTTTTGAAGACGTTTTACTGGTTCCAAAATATTCAAACGTATTACCTAAAGATGTTGATTTGTCTACTAAATTCACCAGAAACGTCAGCTTAAACATTCCTTTGGTATCTGCAGCAATGGATACCGTTACGGAAGCAAGAGCCGCTATAGCTATTGCAAGACTCGGAGGAATTGGTGTAATTCACAAAAATATGGATGTTGAAACTCAGGCAAAAGAAGTTGAAAAAGTTAAAAAAAGCGAAAGCGGTATTATTATCGACCCTGTAAAAGTTTTCCCTGACGATACTATCGCAAAAGCTCTTGATATTATGGCGACATATAGAATTTCAGGTGTTCCTGTAGTTGATAGAGATGGTAAGTTAGTGGGTATTCTTACCAATAGAGACCTTAGATTTGAAAAAAATACAACAAGATTCGTAAAAGATCTAATGACTCCAATGCCTTTAATTACTGCAAAAGAGGGAATTTCTTTAGAAGAAGCTGAAGATATACTTCATCAGCATAAAATCGAAAAACTGCCTATAATTGATGATAATGGATATTTAAAAGGTTTAATTACTATCAAAGATATTCAAAAGAAAAAAACTTATCCTAATGCAAACAAAGACAAATTCGGCAGACTAAGAGTAGCTGCGGCTGTAGGAGTCGGAAACGGAGTTGAAAGGGCTGCTGCGCTTGTAGGTGCAGGAGTTGACGTAATTGTTGTGGATTCAGCGCACGGACATTCGCAGGGGATTTTGGACGTTGTTAAAGCCATAAAAGAAAGATTTGACGTTGACGTTGTCGGCGGTAACGTAGCTACTGCGGAAGCTACAAGAGCTTTAATTGAAGCGGGTGCTGACGCTGTTAAAGTCGGAATCGGTCCGGGAAGTATCTGTACTACAAGAATCGTAGCGGGTGTCGGGGTTCCGCAAATCAGCGCTATTGACGAATGTGCAAGAGAAGGGGCTAAACACGGTGTTCCTATTATTGCTGACGGAGGTATTAAATATTCAGGCGATATTGCAAAAGCATTGGCTGTAGGGGCTAGCAGCGTAATGATCGGAAGTCTTCTTGCTGGTACTGAAGAAAGTCCGGGTGAAACTATCATGTATCAGGGAAGACAGTATAAAGCATACAGAGGTATGGGAAGTATCGGTGCAATGCAAAAAGGAAGCAACGACAGATATTTCCAAGAAGGTACTGCTGCTGATAAACTGGTTCCTGAAGGAATTGAAGGTATGGTTCCGTACAGAGGAAGAATCAGAGATGTGGTGCATCAATTAATCGGTGGACTTAGAGCTTCTATGGGATACTGTGGTGCGAAAAATATTCCAACATTCTGGGAAAATGCAGAGTTTGTAGAAATTACAAGCGCGGGACTTAAAGAATCTCACGTACATGACGTTACTATCACAAAAGAAGCTCCTAACTATCACCAATAA
- a CDS encoding PqqD family protein, which yields MLLNEMIIDENNMAFIPSLGTSYQLNKTAKEIIDLLKQGKNKDEIVKIIAENTGANWRDVYVDVEDFFQKLKIYGLIQ from the coding sequence ATGCTGCTAAATGAAATGATAATTGATGAAAACAATATGGCGTTTATACCGTCACTCGGAACATCCTATCAGCTTAATAAAACGGCAAAAGAAATTATTGACCTTCTTAAACAGGGCAAAAATAAAGACGAAATAGTAAAAATAATAGCGGAAAACACCGGAGCCAATTGGCGAGACGTGTATGTTGATGTTGAAGATTTTTTCCAAAAACTTAAAATATACGGACTAATTCAATGA
- a CDS encoding ATP-grasp domain-containing protein translates to MKIAISGLNNTDNPAPGIPVAKSLMDEHSLIGLSYDPNEPGVYQGLFEKIYLMPYPSLGYDEFKKRITDIKEKSDIEMAIPNLDAELPLYIKYQKEIEELGIKTYLPSLECFEMRDKSKLPEFSKKLGVKHPKTIEVVSLDDLIKATKELGFPVMVKGNYYKAYKAYNLDEAIEYYYKISNEWGFPLLVQEVINGNEINFVGIGNGEKLIAGVGMKKLTTTELGKVWSAISIKNEKLFNASKQFVETIGWRGAFEFEAMSDGKDIYLIEINPRFPAWVYFSTMLGINLPKILLKLANGEKVQEQFDYPLEKMYVRYVEETMADFNKFSALISKKEI, encoded by the coding sequence ATGAAAATAGCTATCAGCGGACTAAATAACACTGACAATCCGGCTCCGGGAATACCAGTTGCCAAAAGTTTGATGGATGAGCATTCTTTAATAGGACTCAGTTATGACCCTAATGAACCGGGTGTTTATCAGGGACTGTTTGAAAAAATATATCTTATGCCTTATCCAAGTTTAGGATATGATGAGTTTAAAAAAAGAATTACCGATATTAAAGAAAAATCTGATATAGAAATGGCGATACCAAATTTGGATGCGGAGCTTCCTCTGTACATTAAATATCAAAAAGAGATAGAAGAATTAGGTATAAAAACATATTTGCCGTCTCTTGAGTGTTTTGAAATGAGAGACAAAAGTAAACTGCCGGAATTCAGTAAAAAGCTGGGAGTAAAACATCCAAAGACTATAGAAGTCGTTTCGCTTGACGATTTAATAAAAGCAACTAAGGAGCTTGGATTCCCTGTAATGGTAAAAGGAAATTATTATAAAGCTTATAAAGCTTATAACCTTGATGAAGCTATTGAGTATTATTATAAAATTTCCAACGAGTGGGGATTTCCTCTGCTTGTTCAGGAAGTTATAAACGGTAATGAAATAAATTTTGTCGGAATCGGAAACGGTGAAAAACTAATAGCCGGGGTAGGTATGAAAAAACTGACTACAACGGAGCTTGGCAAGGTTTGGAGTGCCATAAGCATAAAAAATGAAAAGCTTTTTAATGCCAGTAAACAGTTCGTGGAAACTATCGGATGGAGAGGTGCATTTGAATTTGAAGCTATGAGCGACGGAAAAGACATATATTTAATAGAGATTAATCCAAGGTTTCCGGCATGGGTGTATTTTTCAACGATGTTGGGAATTAATCTTCCTAAAATTTTATTAAAACTTGCAAACGGGGAAAAAGTTCAAGAACAGTTTGATTATCCGTTGGAAAAAATGTATGTCAGATATGTAGAAGAGACTATGGCTGATTTTAATAAATTTTCAGCATTAATATCAAAAAAAGAGATATAA
- a CDS encoding alanine racemase: MYEKPTINRVDFAMASKYGSPLKTQKIRSEIDGVGVHELVEKYGSPLFVFSERVIEEKYMEFKNAFTSRYPEVEFWWSYKTNYLDAICKIYHKLGSKAEVVSEFEYEKARRLGIEGKNIIFNGPYKPKEALKKAVEEGAKIHIDHWYEINDLEEIADELGIEIPVAIRCNMDTGVYPQWSRFGFNIDNGEAYDAIKRIYEGKKLYLTGLHSHIGTFMLSANAYANETKKLIELKNKIEKDFGYEIEYIDIGGGFASKNRLKGVYQAPEVIVPSADEYAEAVTNAIFETNKGKLPKLFLETGRALIDEAGYLLTSVFAAKRMPDGKKSYIVDAGVNLLYTAFWYNFEIALDKRYEGLNEPSQINGPLCMNIDVISENIMLPALQRGSVLSIWPVGAYNVTQAMQFIRYRPRIVLIDKNSNTHIIKEADDLDYIVEKEHIPEYLKG; encoded by the coding sequence ATGTATGAAAAACCTACAATAAACAGAGTTGATTTCGCAATGGCCAGCAAATACGGCTCACCACTTAAAACACAGAAAATCAGAAGCGAAATTGACGGAGTAGGAGTTCATGAACTAGTAGAAAAGTACGGTTCTCCTCTGTTTGTATTCAGCGAAAGAGTAATAGAAGAAAAATATATGGAATTTAAAAACGCATTTACAAGCAGATATCCGGAAGTAGAATTCTGGTGGAGTTATAAAACCAATTATCTGGATGCAATATGCAAAATATATCATAAACTCGGAAGTAAAGCCGAAGTTGTAAGCGAATTTGAATATGAAAAAGCCAGAAGACTCGGAATAGAAGGTAAAAATATTATTTTCAACGGTCCTTACAAACCGAAAGAAGCTCTTAAAAAAGCTGTAGAAGAAGGTGCAAAAATTCATATTGACCACTGGTATGAAATAAATGATCTTGAAGAAATAGCGGATGAACTCGGCATAGAAATTCCCGTAGCAATCAGATGTAATATGGATACGGGAGTATATCCGCAGTGGAGCAGATTCGGATTTAATATCGATAACGGTGAAGCTTATGATGCGATTAAAAGAATCTATGAAGGTAAAAAGTTATATTTAACAGGGCTTCATTCTCATATCGGAACGTTTATGCTAAGTGCTAACGCGTATGCAAACGAAACAAAAAAACTTATAGAACTTAAAAATAAAATTGAAAAAGATTTCGGTTATGAAATAGAATATATCGATATAGGAGGAGGGTTTGCCAGCAAAAACAGATTAAAAGGCGTATATCAGGCTCCTGAAGTTATTGTTCCTAGTGCCGATGAATATGCTGAAGCCGTTACAAATGCGATATTTGAAACAAATAAAGGAAAACTTCCTAAACTTTTCCTTGAAACCGGAAGAGCGCTAATTGATGAAGCGGGTTATCTGCTTACAAGCGTGTTTGCCGCTAAAAGAATGCCTGACGGTAAAAAAAGTTATATTGTAGATGCGGGAGTGAATCTTTTATATACAGCATTTTGGTATAACTTTGAAATAGCTTTGGATAAAAGATATGAAGGATTAAACGAACCTTCTCAGATAAACGGACCTTTATGCATGAATATTGATGTTATTTCAGAGAATATAATGCTTCCTGCTTTGCAAAGAGGAAGTGTTTTAAGTATTTGGCCTGTCGGAGCATATAACGTGACTCAGGCTATGCAGTTTATCAGATACAGACCTAGAATTGTTTTGATCGATAAAAATTCAAATACTCATATTATCAAAGAAGCTGATGATTTGGATTACATTGTAGAAAAAGAACATATTCCTGAATATTTAAAAGGTTAA
- a CDS encoding urea transporter has product MLHKLKFVFKPYVSILFLRDVKAGVILFLLSFLLPSVGILGIVAILATVMFAEFINVRDEYLKYGFYLYNSLLVGMGVGYFFDVTVVTVLLTAMLSILTFLVSFSINKVFIKYSLPLLSLPFAFVSMIFYLASLKYTSLLSNILYRKALFDINFPFEQFFKSMGTIFFLPYVFAGVVISLIILFYSRILFLLAFTGFWAGVWFHSFFIPFSKALNSPYNFNFILIAMALGGVFLIPNLKNFFLAFLAIFLSIVLIDAMEVFFNIYALPVYTLPFNIMTLLFIMILFSMGYAYFNYNIKGTPEKSLISFLSNYYRFGGNDIKINLPFTGKWTVYQAFDDEWTHKGNWKYAYDFVIKKNGKSYENDGLFLEDYYAFGKPVTAPVNGYVIALRDDLADNFIGNVDRTNNWGNYIIIKSDYGYFVEISHLMQNSINVKVGDYVKVGDIIAKCGNSGYSPEPHIHIQVQKFGVLGSETIPFKFIDYIKDNRLYFYELPKKNETVESTTVDKSMKLRLTFILDDYFKYEIYKNNSKIKETGFTVKMNDKGEFYFTDGQNRLYFYTDEKLFYFYEYEGKDSLLKSLFKVAPKIPLINKEVEYEDVIPPQFKYGLFKKIIIELVLPFNYKMFAKKVLYYKEMLKIKSEYGEVTFSFYEKGFDKIRFENTELRRIYEKADNSD; this is encoded by the coding sequence ATGTTGCATAAACTGAAGTTTGTTTTTAAACCGTATGTTTCCATACTTTTTTTAAGGGATGTTAAAGCGGGGGTAATACTTTTCCTTCTTTCTTTCTTACTTCCGAGTGTAGGGATATTAGGTATCGTTGCGATATTGGCAACAGTAATGTTTGCTGAATTTATAAATGTCAGGGATGAATATTTAAAATACGGATTTTATTTATATAATTCGTTGCTGGTCGGTATGGGGGTCGGATATTTTTTTGATGTTACTGTTGTGACCGTTCTTTTGACGGCTATGCTTTCTATACTTACTTTTTTGGTGTCTTTTAGTATAAATAAAGTGTTTATTAAATACTCTTTACCTCTTTTATCTCTGCCTTTTGCATTTGTAAGTATGATTTTTTATCTTGCAAGTTTAAAATATACTTCTCTTTTGAGTAATATTTTATATCGTAAAGCGCTTTTTGATATTAATTTCCCTTTTGAACAGTTTTTTAAGTCTATGGGGACTATTTTCTTTCTTCCGTATGTTTTTGCAGGAGTTGTTATCTCTTTGATCATATTATTTTATTCAAGGATTTTGTTTTTGCTTGCTTTTACAGGATTTTGGGCCGGTGTATGGTTCCATTCGTTTTTTATACCTTTTTCAAAAGCGCTTAATTCTCCGTATAATTTTAATTTTATACTGATAGCCATGGCTCTTGGAGGAGTGTTTTTAATCCCTAATTTAAAAAATTTCTTTCTTGCATTTTTGGCAATATTTTTATCAATAGTTTTAATTGATGCGATGGAAGTGTTTTTTAATATATACGCACTTCCGGTATATACGCTTCCTTTTAATATTATGACGCTTCTTTTTATTATGATTCTTTTTAGTATGGGATACGCTTATTTTAATTACAATATTAAAGGAACGCCCGAAAAATCACTTATTTCTTTTTTAAGCAATTATTACAGATTTGGCGGAAACGATATTAAAATAAATCTGCCTTTTACCGGAAAATGGACTGTTTATCAGGCTTTTGACGATGAATGGACTCATAAAGGAAACTGGAAATACGCTTATGATTTTGTAATCAAGAAAAACGGTAAAAGTTATGAAAATGACGGACTGTTTTTGGAAGATTATTATGCATTCGGCAAACCTGTTACCGCTCCAGTAAACGGTTACGTTATCGCGTTAAGGGATGATTTGGCTGATAACTTTATAGGCAATGTGGACAGAACCAATAACTGGGGGAATTATATTATTATAAAAAGCGATTACGGATATTTTGTAGAAATTTCGCATTTAATGCAAAATTCGATAAACGTAAAAGTAGGGGATTATGTAAAAGTTGGAGATATAATTGCGAAATGCGGTAACAGCGGTTATTCTCCGGAGCCTCATATTCATATCCAGGTTCAGAAATTTGGTGTTTTGGGAAGTGAGACTATTCCTTTTAAATTTATTGACTATATAAAAGACAATAGGCTTTATTTTTATGAGCTGCCTAAAAAAAATGAAACTGTTGAATCAACGACGGTGGATAAATCTATGAAACTGAGACTGACGTTTATTTTGGATGATTATTTTAAATATGAAATTTATAAAAATAACAGTAAAATTAAAGAAACAGGATTTACTGTAAAAATGAACGATAAAGGGGAATTTTATTTTACAGACGGACAAAACAGACTCTATTTTTATACAGATGAGAAACTTTTTTATTTTTATGAATATGAAGGAAAAGACAGTTTGTTAAAAAGCCTGTTTAAGGTGGCTCCAAAAATACCGTTGATAAATAAAGAAGTGGAATATGAAGATGTTATTCCGCCTCAGTTTAAATACGGTTTATTTAAGAAAATTATAATTGAACTTGTTTTGCCTTTTAATTATAAAATGTTTGCAAAAAAAGTTTTATATTATAAAGAAATGCTGAAAATAAAATCAGAATACGGGGAAGTTACTTTTTCATTTTATGAAAAAGGGTTTGATAAAATAAGATTTGAAAACACGGAATTAAGGAGAATATATGAAAAAGCTGATAATTCTGATTAG
- a CDS encoding lipopolysaccharide assembly protein LapB — translation MKKLIILISICASLFALDIKKAYYESYNYEKMGDYKDAIKVLIPVYNKYPNGYTLNLRLGWLFYLSKKYQNALDHYKKASLTAPYSIEAKLGIMRTYLAAGDYDNALKVGDVVLKIDYYNYYGNYYEVVALIAKKQYDTALKLTDKMLSLYPTSVLFLVELGKIYYIKDKTKAKQIFEDVLILDPNNVIAKEYLNK, via the coding sequence ATGAAAAAGCTGATAATTCTGATTAGCATATGTGCGTCACTTTTTGCTCTTGATATAAAAAAAGCGTATTATGAATCTTATAATTATGAAAAAATGGGTGATTATAAGGATGCGATTAAGGTTTTAATACCTGTATATAATAAATATCCTAACGGATATACGTTAAATTTAAGACTCGGATGGCTCTTTTATTTAAGCAAAAAATATCAAAATGCGCTTGACCATTATAAAAAAGCATCTTTAACGGCTCCTTATTCCATAGAGGCTAAGCTTGGTATTATGAGAACTTATTTGGCTGCAGGGGATTATGATAATGCTTTGAAAGTCGGAGATGTTGTTTTAAAAATAGACTATTATAACTATTACGGCAATTATTATGAAGTTGTGGCTTTAATAGCTAAAAAGCAGTATGATACCGCACTTAAACTGACTGATAAGATGCTAAGTCTTTATCCGACAAGTGTTTTATTTTTGGTAGAGCTTGGAAAAATATATTATATAAAAGATAAAACAAAAGCAAAACAGATTTTTGAAGATGTATTAATTCTTGATCCGAATAACGTTATAGCAAAAGAGTATTTGAATAAATGA
- a CDS encoding winged helix-turn-helix domain-containing protein, which produces MKILCFTPFDLKLKKFDCMYALDENDFYEKILNRKYDVIIVSFDFYSEFINIKDYVHSTVVFLNSYCDSFIYKKVLEVGDYCYTYAEFDKFFLRLEYLQKKILKSKSTVYKRDNLLYNFNTNELYIDSKPVKLSSAENELLKTLIKNKNTYLSKEDILMECDSIESIDSIKVLISHLRKLGIEIENQKNLGYKIKEKE; this is translated from the coding sequence ATGAAAATACTCTGTTTTACTCCTTTTGATTTAAAATTAAAAAAATTCGACTGTATGTATGCATTGGATGAAAATGATTTTTACGAAAAAATATTAAACAGAAAATATGACGTAATAATTGTATCTTTTGATTTTTATTCGGAATTTATAAATATTAAAGACTATGTTCATTCGACTGTTGTTTTTTTAAACAGTTACTGTGACAGTTTTATATATAAAAAGGTTCTGGAAGTAGGTGATTACTGCTATACATATGCAGAGTTTGATAAGTTTTTTTTGCGTTTGGAATATTTACAGAAAAAAATACTTAAATCAAAATCAACGGTATACAAAAGAGACAATCTTTTATATAATTTCAACACAAACGAACTGTATATTGATTCAAAGCCGGTTAAATTAAGCAGTGCAGAGAATGAACTTTTAAAAACACTGATAAAAAACAAAAATACATATCTTTCGAAAGAAGATATATTAATGGAGTGTGACAGTATAGAAAGTATTGACTCTATTAAAGTTCTGATTTCTCATTTGAGAAAACTGGGGATAGAAATAGAAAATCAAAAAAATTTAGGATATAAAATAAAGGAGAAGGAATGA
- a CDS encoding methylenetetrahydrofolate reductase produces the protein MLKEKLKGKYITLETTPPKLPTVDLMIEKIEKSGALKYIDGFSTTDCPLSKLKYNSIIAAYKLQEKFKKPVIATMTMRDRNKIALQSDLLGANDLNVINILALTGDPANMSDQPKAKAVVEGSSILLLEIIRAFNNGMDYSGKEFKIKPKPITPFVVSNSYAKNFVSIERKMYKKIQNYAVGIITQPVYDLNIVDKLLEIKNKIVSEFQDERKESEIVLGFFPITKLKTAQFLHSHVPGIYVPEKWIEKLIKAHKISEEEEYKVGMELSRNLFQKLLKKHPKIHIMTANRFETVKELF, from the coding sequence ATGTTAAAAGAAAAGCTAAAAGGCAAATATATTACACTTGAAACCACACCTCCGAAACTTCCTACAGTGGATTTAATGATAGAAAAAATCGAAAAAAGCGGAGCATTAAAATATATTGACGGATTTTCAACAACAGACTGTCCTTTAAGCAAATTGAAATATAACTCTATTATCGCTGCATATAAATTACAGGAAAAATTTAAAAAACCGGTTATTGCAACCATGACTATGAGAGACAGAAACAAAATAGCCCTTCAAAGCGATCTACTGGGGGCAAACGATTTAAACGTAATAAATATTTTAGCATTAACAGGTGATCCGGCCAATATGTCAGACCAGCCGAAAGCCAAAGCCGTAGTAGAAGGCAGCAGTATTTTACTGCTGGAAATAATTAGAGCTTTTAATAACGGAATGGATTACAGCGGTAAAGAATTTAAAATAAAACCTAAACCTATAACGCCTTTTGTCGTAAGTAATTCGTATGCTAAAAATTTTGTTTCAATAGAAAGAAAAATGTATAAAAAAATACAAAATTATGCAGTAGGAATTATAACGCAGCCGGTTTACGACTTAAACATTGTAGACAAACTATTAGAAATAAAAAATAAAATTGTTTCAGAATTCCAGGACGAAAGAAAAGAAAGTGAAATTGTTTTAGGCTTTTTCCCTATTACAAAACTAAAAACGGCTCAGTTTCTACACTCGCACGTTCCCGGAATCTATGTGCCTGAAAAATGGATCGAAAAACTAATAAAAGCACATAAGATCAGTGAAGAGGAAGAATATAAAGTCGGAATGGAATTAAGCAGAAACTTGTTCCAGAAACTTTTAAAAAAGCATCCTAAAATTCATATAATGACAGCAAACCGTTTTGAAACGGTTAAAGAGCTGTTTTAA
- a CDS encoding winged helix-turn-helix domain-containing protein, with protein sequence MDIKGNFWIEKEGKSFLGRGRIELLKKIDKYGSISKAAKEMKMSYKAAWDAVDIINNLAKERVVEKISGGKGGGGTRLTEYGKKLIDMFESAQKIFESDLKALEEFFNKKI encoded by the coding sequence ATGGATATTAAAGGGAATTTCTGGATAGAAAAAGAGGGTAAAAGTTTTTTGGGAAGAGGCAGAATTGAACTTTTGAAGAAAATAGACAAATACGGTTCTATTTCCAAAGCGGCAAAAGAAATGAAAATGAGCTATAAAGCTGCATGGGATGCGGTTGATATAATTAACAATCTGGCAAAAGAGCGTGTAGTTGAAAAAATAAGCGGCGGTAAAGGCGGCGGAGGAACCAGACTTACTGAGTACGGAAAAAAGCTTATTGATATGTTTGAAAGTGCCCAAAAAATATTTGAATCAGATTTGAAAGCATTGGAAGAATTTTTTAATAAAAAGATTTAA
- a CDS encoding aminodeoxychorismate/anthranilate synthase component II, translated as MILMIDNYDSFTYNIVQYCLELGANLKVIRNDEMSVEDVKKLNPEKIIISPGPSTPKEAGISVEVIKNIQKPILGVCLGHQSIAYAFGGEIIEAKNLMHGKTSDIQITIKDDIFKDLPNKFRVTRYHSLVANPDKLPECIIPTSYSLDDNEIMSLRVKDRPIYGVQFHPESIMSEYGKEIIDNFLKL; from the coding sequence ATGATTTTAATGATAGACAATTATGACAGCTTTACATATAATATTGTTCAGTACTGCCTGGAACTCGGCGCTAATTTAAAAGTTATCAGAAATGACGAAATGAGCGTTGAAGATGTTAAAAAACTAAATCCTGAAAAAATAATTATTTCCCCAGGCCCTTCCACTCCTAAAGAAGCAGGTATAAGTGTTGAAGTTATAAAAAATATTCAAAAACCGATTCTTGGAGTATGTTTAGGTCATCAGTCTATTGCTTACGCATTCGGCGGAGAAATAATAGAAGCCAAAAATTTGATGCACGGAAAAACATCCGATATTCAAATAACAATAAAAGACGATATTTTTAAAGACCTTCCGAATAAATTTAGAGTAACAAGATATCATTCGCTTGTTGCTAATCCTGATAAACTGCCTGAATGTATTATTCCTACTTCTTATTCATTAGACGATAATGAAATTATGTCTTTAAGGGTAAAAGACAGACCTATTTACGGTGTTCAGTTTCATCCGGAATCAATTATGAGCGAATACGGAAAAGAAATTATTGATAACTTTTTAAAATTATGA
- a CDS encoding glycosyltransferase family 39 protein has protein sequence MKKIIAVSFLFYSFLLWYGVSFLSFSIVDVRSIDHFPVLNYILNFSFFLFGKNDFALRVPEIIVGFCSVLLFYKLTEFYLKKEKDRFFATIIFMLIPGMIISSIIVNKSVYLIFLTLLFVYLYKTNKIYSYILLALCVFLDSGFISLFFALIFYAIYKKDNVLLLLSLLFLAINANYFNYDIGGKPKGHFLDLFGTYFLIFSPFVFIYFLFSIYKGFFDKKRDIVFFIAFFTFIISILLSFRQRIKIDDYAPFTLVYVIYMVKYFLSSYRVRLPQFRGTYKTVFIVLITTLTFFDIALFLNRYTPARKLSSSYYFIKPLASELKNKNIDFINSKNKRLLRALNFYGLKKGNKYMIIYEKRENKVSIFHKKRKIMQINVSKLNTL, from the coding sequence ATGAAAAAAATTATAGCCGTTTCATTCCTTTTTTATTCATTTTTGTTATGGTACGGTGTCAGCTTTCTTTCTTTCTCAATAGTGGATGTTAGAAGCATTGATCATTTTCCTGTTTTAAACTATATTCTCAATTTCAGTTTTTTTCTATTTGGAAAAAATGATTTTGCATTGCGCGTTCCTGAAATTATAGTCGGTTTTTGCAGTGTTTTACTTTTTTACAAACTTACTGAATTTTATTTAAAAAAAGAAAAAGACAGGTTTTTTGCAACCATTATATTCATGCTGATACCGGGGATGATAATATCTTCTATTATTGTTAATAAATCAGTTTATTTAATTTTTCTTACATTGCTGTTTGTATATTTATATAAGACAAACAAAATATATTCGTATATTTTGCTGGCATTATGTGTTTTTTTAGATTCAGGCTTTATTTCTCTGTTTTTTGCTTTGATATTTTATGCAATTTATAAAAAAGACAATGTGCTTCTTTTGTTGTCTCTTCTGTTTTTAGCCATTAATGCAAATTATTTCAATTATGATATCGGAGGCAAACCTAAAGGACATTTTTTAGATCTTTTTGGTACTTATTTTTTAATTTTTTCTCCTTTTGTTTTTATTTACTTTTTATTTTCCATATATAAAGGGTTTTTTGACAAAAAACGAGATATAGTTTTTTTTATTGCTTTTTTTACGTTTATTATTTCAATATTATTGTCATTTAGACAAAGAATAAAAATAGACGACTATGCACCGTTTACTTTGGTATATGTAATTTATATGGTTAAATATTTTTTAAGTTCGTACAGAGTAAGACTTCCTCAGTTCAGAGGAACATACAAGACAGTTTTTATAGTTTTAATTACAACGTTGACTTTTTTTGATATTGCGCTTTTTTTAAACAGATATACGCCTGCAAGAAAGCTCAGCAGCAGTTATTATTTCATTAAACCTTTAGCGTCAGAATTGAAAAACAAAAATATTGATTTTATTAATTCAAAGAATAAAAGACTGCTTAGGGCGTTAAATTTTTATGGACTCAAAAAAGGTAATAAATATATGATTATTTATGAAAAAAGGGAAAATAAAGTTTCAATTTTTCACAAAAAGAGAAAAATTATGCAAATCAATGTTTCGAAACTAAACACACTATAA